Proteins from one Bombyx mori chromosome 25, ASM3026992v2 genomic window:
- the LOC110384866 gene encoding uncharacterized protein LOC110384866 gives MDIKSLKKTRSSHKAKLTIFKTYIDSLLPSKRVNEVQAFELKARLDKILDLYNEFDSVQTDLESLVEISDDEHKEREIFENSYFGCVAFAQKMLSAASADQDAGSVTGSNINTGPSGRPNIKLPTINLPIFSGRYQEWLEYHDTYKSLIHDNTTIPKIHKFHYLRNTLKESASHIIKSLEFSAENYDIAWDLLCDRYNNDRILVNNHIQAIFNIPPIVQESSKALRSTIDSVNRNLRALKTLNLPTEHWDIIIIHMVSGKLDPGTLRDWEEKRNNLTRLPTLQDFHTFLKNRADLLETVEESSTYTKQQPSRRRHSDITHNRPKTFVVNQTQKQALFRCPVCKNNHAIYQCMKFKSMPIEMRLDRVKQLNLCTNCLRAGHDEQRCRLSSCKLCTQRHNTLLHNKNTVLAASTSSAGCVVLPTVQEQTQKESSGVTLSSTHHSQVLLSTAMVNIQDCGGQTHKVRVLLDNGSTSSFVTETLRAKLGIRSYSTSLLVQGLNNQSSKITKRCDVTISSLTNSGYTTDVNCFVVPHITQLIPTSQINCNFFSIPSRIHLADPTFSTPSEVQMLLGADIFWDVLQNNHIVLGKNKPTLIETTLGWLVTGSIQSNTKFNTNNTVHCHFLNDNELDEKLDKFFELESVPSAQQIHTKGESDCEQIFTQTTKRHPDGKFIVTIPLKGSPESLGDSKQQALIRFQSLERKFKRNAEFKEKYTNFLEEYLALGHMSENETIQNDCISYFMPHHGVLRENSLTTKLRTVFDCSAVTSTGLSFNDIQHIGPTVQDDLLSILIRFRQHKFVVTSDIEKMYRQIYVNNKQRCLQQIFWRSHPSQPIKQYKLNTVTYGTASAPYLATRCLVQLGQECTNEDVREAILHDFYVDDYISGHDDEKTLIQICKGVIQTLEGARFHLRKWLSNQPSILDDIVSENNTDELLNLNKHDYTKTLGLLWACKKDTLLFAINKISNQPNTNKRTILSTIAQVFDPLGLINPCMLQAKLILQTLWAKNITWDDQLPADVESQWHDFIKYLPEITKIEIPRRVLCNSYVKVELHAFSDASIKAYSACIYLRSVSETGNVQVHLILAKGRVAPLKQRLTIPRLELCGALLATRLTKKVVNSLRLNIDSTFFWCDSTIVLGWIKTCKLKLKQFVYNRINEITNNSDPNSWNYVPTDMNPADIGSRGLNAAQLQSSLLWWGGPHFLHQTDVQWPTQPQDVNIASLPEMKHQCHLSTDDFHCQNFNISQYFNNFSEFSKLQRIIAYVKRFISNCQYSRNKTSGPLTVTELNTALEILCKQVQRDSYCKQYSQLLNKGPLSPKDKLLKLNPFIDHAGIIRVGGRLSNSHYDYNTKHPILLDASHHITKILVTHYHKILLHAGPQLLLSTLRHKYWIVNGRNLCRNVTRNCISCLRFAGKTYQPIMGNLPLQRLQADYPFNNTAVDYAGPIMMANRKGRGCQLKKAYIAVFVCLAVRAMHIELVTDLSSKGFIAALNRFIARRGKPAVIYSDNGTNFVGACNEIVRFLKNQSNDIISYGAENEINFKFSPAYSPHFNGVAEGSVKSIKKHLTHVLSMAHLDYEEMNTVLVQIEAILNSRPLTPISSDPSDLVPLTPAHFLIGRTLTMLPAPQVDDTPVHMLSRYKRIQLLKTHFWNRYYKEYVSELQIRNKWRTNRGQPQPGEMVLIKDDRLPPNRWLLGRVTTVYPGADGVNRVADVKTTSGTLRRAWNRLCPLPVILDQKDASAPRGPVC, from the coding sequence ATGgatattaaatcattaaagaaaactAGATCTAGCCATAAGGCGAAGCTTAccatatttaaaacatatatagATTCACTTTTGCCTAGTAAAAGGGTCAATGAGGTACAAGCTTTTGAATTAAAGGCTCGCTTAGATAAAATTCTAGATTTATACAATGAGTTCGATTCAGTTCAGACTGATTTAGAAAGTCTTGTGGAAATTTCAGATGATGAACACAAGGAAAGAGAGATTTTCGAGAACAGCTACTTCGGCTGCGTGGCTTTTGCGCAGAAGATGCTCAGCGCTGCCTCTGCGGATCAGGATGCCGGGTCGGTGACGGGTTCTAATATTAACACTGGACCGTCTGGTAGGCCAAACATTAAATTACCTACTATAAATTTGCCGATCTTTTCTGGACGCTATCAGGAATGGCTAGAATATCACGACACTTACAAATCCCTTATACACGACAACACAACCATTCCCAAAATCCATAAGTTTCACTACTTACGAAATACATTAAAAGAGAGCGCttcacatattattaaatcCCTAGAGTTCTCCGCTGAAAATTATGACATAGCATGGGATCTGTTATGCGATCGATATAATAACGATCGAATTTTGGTCAATAATCACATACAAGCAATATTTAACATACCACCAATAGTTCAAGAGTCTTCCAAGGCTTTAAGAAGTACAATAGATTCAGTTAATCGAAATTTAAGAGCTTTAAAAACACTGAATCTACCTACAGAGCACTGGGACATTATCATAATACACATGGTGTCTGGTAAGTTAGACCCAGGCACACTACGTGACTGGGAAGAGAAACGCAATAATTTAACGAGATTACCTACGTTACAAGATTTTCACACATTTCTAAAAAATCGTGCTGACTTACTAGAGACAGTGGAAGAATCATCAACATATACAAAACAGCAACCATCACGACGCAGACACAGCGATATTACTCACAACCGTCCAAAGACGTTTGTAGTTAACCAAACACAAAAACAAGCGCTGTTTAGATGTCCTGTGTGCAAGAATAATCATGCAATTTACCAATGTATGAAATTCAAATCAATGCCGATTGAGATGCGTCTTGACCGAGTTAAACAATTAAATCTATGCACAAACTGTTTGCGTGCAGGTCATGATGAACAGCGCTGTAGGCTCAGTTCCTGTAAGCTGTGCACACAGCGCCACAACACTCTGTTACACAATAAAAACACTGTTCTGGCAGCTTCAACTTCATCAGCGGGCTGTGTAGTCTTGCCCACTGTGCAGGAACAGACTCAAAAGGAATCGAGTGGTGTCACACTCTCATCCACACATCACAGTCAGGTACTTCTATCCACTGCTATGGTCAATATACAAGACTGTGGTGGTCAAACACATAAAGTTCGTGTACTACTCGACAATGGAAGTACATCTAGTTTTGTCACAGAAACTTTACGAGCGAAATTAGGAATACGCAGTTATTCTACTTCACTACTAGTACAAGGGTTAAACAATCAGTcctcaaaaattacaaaaagatgTGACGTCACCATATCGTCACTCACAAACAGTGGTTATACAACTGACGTCAATTGTTTTGTTGTACCACATATCACTCAGTTGATACCTACTTCACAAATTAATTGCAATTTCTTTTCCATTCCCTCTCGCATCCACCTCGCGGATCCAACCTTCTCCACGCCGTCTGAGGTGCAGATGTTGCTGGGGGCGGACATCTTTTGGGATGTCCTTCAAAACAATCATATTGTCCTGGGAAAGAACAAGCCAACTCTGATTGAAACAACATTAGGGTGGCTTGTCACCGGCTCTATACAATCAAACACAAAATTTAACACCAACAATACAGTCCATTGCCATTTTCTAAACGACAATGAGCTTGATGAGAAGTTAGACAAATTTTTCGAACTAGAATCAGTTCCCTCTGCTCAACAAATCCATACTAAAGGTGAGAGTGACTGTGaacaaatatttacacaaaCAACAAAGCGCCACCCAGATGGCAAATTTATTGTTACCATTCCATTAAAAGGATCACCTGAATCTTTAGGGGATTCCAAACAACAAGCTCTAATTAGGTTTCAATCTTTGGAACGTAAATTTAAACGCAACGCAGAGTTCAaagaaaaatacacaaattttctTGAAGAATATTTGGCTTTAGGTCACATGtcagaaaatgaaacaatacaAAACGACTGCATTTCATACTTCATGCCTCATCATGGCGTTTTGCGGGAAAACAGCCTCACTACAAAATTACGTACAGTCTTTGATTGTTCAGCTGTAACAAGCACGGGTTTATCATTCAATGATATTCAACATATTGGGCCAACTGTACAAGATGATTTACTTAGCATATTGATTCGATTTAGACAGCATAAGTTTGTAGTAACGTCAGATATAGAAAAAATGTATAGACAAATTtatgttaacaataaacaaCGATGTTTGCAACAAATATTTTGGCGATCACACCCCAGCCAGccaattaaacaatataaattaaacacagTCACATATGGGACCGCATCAGCACCGTATTTAGCAACTAGATGTCTGGTACAGCTGGGACAAGAATGCACCAATGAGGATGTTCGGGAAGCAATTTTACACGATTTTTATGTAGATGATTATATATCTGGGCATGATGATGAAAAAACGTTAATACAAATATGTAAAGGCGTCATTCAGACGTTAGAAGGCGCACGTTTTCATTTACGTAAATGGCTGTCCAATCAACCGTCTATCCTGGATGATATTGTTAGCGAAAATAATACAGACGAGttattaaacttaaacaaacatgATTATACAAAAACATTAGGTTTACTCTGGGCCTGTAAAAAggacacattattatttgcaataaataaaatatcaaatcagCCAAACACAAATAAACGTACAATTTTATCCACAATTGCTCAAGTGTTTGATCCACTTGGTTTAATTAATCCTTGCATGTTACAGGCAAAACTCATATTACAAACACTATGGGCTAAGAATATCACATGGGATGACCAGCTACCTGCTGATGTTGAGTCACAATGGCACGACTTTATTAAATACTTaccagaaattacaaaaatagaaaTCCCTCGTAGAGTGTTATGCAATTCGTATGTTAAGGTCGAATTGCACGCATTTTCTGATGCCTCCATTAAGGCCTATTCAGCTTGTATATATCTACGCTCAGTGTCTGAAACTGGGAATGTACAAGTACATTTGATACTTGCAAAGGGCAGAGTGGCACCATTGAAGCAAAGGCTGACTATACCAAGGTTGGAGCTTTGCGGCGCCCTTCTCGCTACAAGGTTAACAAAAAAggtagtaaattcattacgTTTAAACATTGACTCAACATTTTTTTGGTGTGACTCAACTATTGTGCTGGGCTGGATCAAAACATGCAagttaaaactaaaacaatttgTATACAATAGAATTAATGAGATCACTAATAATTCTGATCCTAATTCATGGAACTACGTTCCCACAGATATGAACCCGGCTGACATTGGTTCTCGCGGTCTTAATGCAGCGCAACTTCAATCTTCACTTTTGTGGTGGGGAGGTCCGCACTTCTTACATCAAACAGATGTGCAGTGGCCCACACAGCCACAAGATGTGAATATTGCTAGTTTGCCAGAAATGAAACATCAATGCCATCTGTCAACTGATGACTTTCATTGTCAGAATTTCAATATTTCtcaatattttaacaatttttctGAATTTAGTAAATTACAACGTATCATAGCTTATGTAAAAAGATTCATTTCCAACTGTCAATATTCTCGCAATAAAACATCAGGTCCCTTGACTGTCACAGAACTAAATACTGCATTAGAAATATTGTGCAAACAAGTACAACGTGATTCATACTGTAAACAATACTCACAATTACTTAATAAAGGCCCGCTGTCTCCTAAGGACAAACTTCTCAAATTAAACCCTTTTATTGACCATGCAGGTATAATACGAGTAGGAGGTAGACTGTCAAACTCTCACTATGATTACAACACAAAGCACCCTATCTTACTAGACGCATCACatcacataactaaaatattagTCACACACTATCACAAAATTCTTTTACATGCTGGACCACAGCTGTTGTTATCAACGTTGCGACATAAATACTGGATAGTCAATGGTCGTAATCTTTGTAGAAATGTTACTCGAAATTGCATATCCTGCCTTAGATTTGCAGGCAAAACTTATCAGCCTATCATGGGCAACCTACCTCTACAAAGATTGCAAGCAGACTACCCTTTCAATAATACGGCTGTGGACTATGCTGGTCCCATCATGATGGCAAACAGAAAAGGTCGTGGCTGTCAGTTGAAGAAGGCATATATTGCCGTTTTTGTTTGCCTGGCAGTGAGAGCGATGCACATAGAACTCGTCACCGACTTAAGTTCTAAAGGTTTCATTGCAGCCTTAAATAGATTTATTGCCCGCAGAGGTAAGCCAGCTGTGATCTACTCCGACAACGGAACTAATTTCGTGGGTGCTTGCAACGAAATAGTTAGGTTTCTAAAAAATCAATCTAACGATATTATTTCATACGGTGCtgaaaacgaaattaatttcaaatttagtcCAGCCTACAGTCCACATTTTAACGGCGTAGCAGAAGGGTcagttaaatcaattaaaaaacatttaactcATGTATTGTCAATGGCTCATTTGGATTATGAAGAGATGAACACTGTATTGGTTCAAATTGAGGCAATACTGAATTCTAGACCTCTCACTCCAATTTCATCTGATCCATCAGATTTAGTTCCTCTTACACCAGCGCATTTCTTGATTGGACGAACGCTCACTATGTTACCTGCTCCCCAGGTCGATGATACTCCAGTTCATATGCTTTCCAGATATAAAAggatacaattattaaaaacacatttttggaATCGATACTACAAGGAGTACGTTTCAGAATTGCAGATCCGAAATAAATGGCGCACAAATAGAGGACAACCACAGCCAGGAGAGATGGTTCTCATTAAAGATGATCGGCTGCCCCCCAATAGATGGCTGCTGGGACGTGTCACCACAGTTTACCCAGGCGCTGACGGCGTCAACCGGGTGGCAGACGTAAAAACTACTTCAGGAACCTTACGCAGAGCTTGGAATAGGCTCTGTCCATTACCAGTTATTTTGGACCAGAAAGATGCATCTGCTCCAAGAGGGCCAGTTTGTTAA